From the Marispirochaeta aestuarii genome, the window GGACTGCGCCAGACCGGCGTCGATCCCGCGGATTATGACCTCGATTTTATATCCCTCATGAGCCCCATAGCCTTCTGCGCGAGGCCTGACTCCTTTACGTCCGTCGATGACAAGGAGATTATGGGTGAACAGATCCATCGTATTGCCGGAGAAATTCCCGCCAACCTTGTTGCCTTGAGGAACTACTTTTATCTGGACATCCAGAAGAAGCGTTTGGCCGGGGGCACGAAGAATCCGGGGCGTAACGACCCCTGCCCCTGCGGAAGCGGAAAAAAATACAAACATTGCTGCGGCAGAACTAATTCTTGACAATCCCTCCGGCTGGTGTATGATTCAGTATCATGATCGAATCCATGCCTGTTGTTGACGCCCATCATCACTTCTGGGACATTCCCGGGAATTACCATCCCTGGCTCTGCGATGACCCGATGATACCCTTCCGCTATGGAGATTATACCGCCCTGCGCAAACCCTTTATGCCGAGGGATTACGAATCGGCAAGCAGGAAATTCACGGTGATAAAGAGTGTCACCGTGGAAGCGGAATGGAATCCCCAGGATCCTCTGGGGGAAACCCGCTGGATACACCGGGTTGCCGATGAGTTTGGACGTCCCCATGCACATGTGGCCCAGGCATGGCTCGACAGCAGGAATGCAGAGGAGATCCTGGCCGGGCAGGCGGAATTTCCCCTTGTCCGGGGCATCCGCCACAAACCGGCTGGCTCTGAAAGACCTCTTCCGGGAACCACAGCAGAACCCGGCGGCCTGAGCGATCCCGCATTTCAGCGGGGATACTCACTTCTTGCCCGGTACGGACTCAGTTTCGACCTGCAAACCCCATGGTGGCATCTGCCGGAGGCTCTGAAACTTGGTGAGAAATTTCCGGAAACCCTGATTATCCTGAACCACACGGGCCTTCCCAGCGACCGAAGCACCGAAGGTCTTTCCGCCTGGCGCTCTGCGATGAAGACCTTCGCACAATTCCCCAATGCAATGGTCAAAATCTCCGGTCTCGGTCTTCCGGGAAAACCCTGGCTCCTGGAGGATAACCGGGGCATTATTCTGGATACCCTTGAAATTTTCGGTCTCGAACGCTGCATGTTCGCCAGCAACTTTCCTGTGGACTCCCTGGTTGGGGATTTCGATACAATCTTCTCCGGCTTCCTCGAAGCGGTCCGCGATCTGGATCCTGGGGAAAAACGCAAACTGTTCGTGGAGAATGCCCTTCGCATATACCGGATAGATGCATAGTCCTCCGGGCGGGGGGACGGAGACCGCGGCTGTTCGGTAAAATCCATGGTTCCGGCTTGACCTGCAGGCAAATACGGTGTAAACATAAGGCATGTCTGGAATAACCTGCAGCTGTACACTATTCAGTACCGCAGCCGCCGCGGCCGCCCGGAGGGGAGCCGCGGTTTAAGGATATTCCACAATACTGGAATCGTTCACCGCGGAGACCCGGGTCAGGGTTACCGCGGTTTTTTTATACCCGC encodes:
- a CDS encoding amidohydrolase family protein, giving the protein MIESMPVVDAHHHFWDIPGNYHPWLCDDPMIPFRYGDYTALRKPFMPRDYESASRKFTVIKSVTVEAEWNPQDPLGETRWIHRVADEFGRPHAHVAQAWLDSRNAEEILAGQAEFPLVRGIRHKPAGSERPLPGTTAEPGGLSDPAFQRGYSLLARYGLSFDLQTPWWHLPEALKLGEKFPETLIILNHTGLPSDRSTEGLSAWRSAMKTFAQFPNAMVKISGLGLPGKPWLLEDNRGIILDTLEIFGLERCMFASNFPVDSLVGDFDTIFSGFLEAVRDLDPGEKRKLFVENALRIYRIDA